One Mesotoga infera genomic region harbors:
- a CDS encoding iron-sulfur binding hydrogenase, with protein sequence MKLNKLVEKCELRVITSLPLEADISDAYIGDLLSDVMGNAPSESIWLTVQSHMNILAVATIVGARAIVLCNGLHFEETTIRKADETGVVLLESDETTFNLALKLMKSGLKG encoded by the coding sequence ATGAAGCTGAACAAACTAGTTGAAAAGTGCGAACTTAGAGTGATCACTAGCTTGCCTCTAGAGGCAGACATATCAGACGCTTACATCGGAGATTTGCTTAGCGACGTAATGGGGAACGCCCCGTCGGAGTCAATCTGGTTGACTGTTCAGTCTCATATGAACATACTTGCCGTAGCAACAATTGTCGGAGCAAGAGCGATAGTTCTCTGTAATGGTCTGCATTTTGAGGAAACTACGATAAGAAAAGCCGACGAGACGGGAGTTGTGCTTCTTGAAAGTGATGAAACAACCTTCAATCTTGCTTTGAAACTAATGAAAAGTGGTTTGAAAGGCTGA
- a CDS encoding FAD-dependent thymidylate synthase, whose translation MRIDVLDKGFVELVDQMGDDYSAVQAARTSYGKGLTNKERDDRLIHYLMKNGHHSPFEHIVFKFHLKLPIFVMRQLVRHRIASINERSGRYTEFSEEWYLPSEIRTPDRDNRQGSVVSDDTKLNNTAIEIISKAYKNSFDAYSKLLEIGVAREVARVVLPTSMYTEAYWTINVRSMMNFLNQRADSHAQVEIQQYAIAIAEILKTSCPVTFDAFIQHNYAGDLLNKEVRG comes from the coding sequence ATGAGGATTGATGTTCTAGATAAAGGTTTTGTTGAGCTAGTGGATCAGATGGGTGATGACTATTCTGCGGTCCAAGCTGCGAGAACTAGCTACGGCAAGGGTTTAACAAACAAAGAAAGAGACGATCGCCTTATCCATTACTTGATGAAGAACGGGCATCATTCGCCCTTTGAACATATTGTGTTCAAGTTTCATTTGAAACTTCCAATTTTTGTGATGAGACAGCTTGTCCGTCACAGGATCGCGTCTATCAACGAGCGGAGTGGTAGATATACAGAGTTCTCTGAAGAGTGGTATCTGCCGAGCGAAATAAGGACTCCCGACAGAGACAACAGGCAGGGTTCGGTTGTTAGTGACGACACGAAGCTGAACAACACGGCGATCGAAATTATCAGCAAAGCCTATAAAAATTCCTTTGACGCATATTCAAAGCTTCTCGAAATTGGGGTTGCGAGAGAGGTAGCGCGAGTCGTTCTACCAACTTCAATGTACACAGAGGCTTACTGGACCATAAACGTCAGGTCGATGATGAACTTCCTCAACCAGAGGGCAGATTCACATGCTCAAGTGGAAATCCAGCAGTATGCAATCGCGATTGCAGAGATTCTGAAGACAAGTTGTCCGGTGACGTTTGACGCCTTCATTCAGCACAACTACGCGGGTGATCTTCTGAACAAGGAGGTTAGGGGATGA
- a CDS encoding CBS domain-containing protein: MRKANILAERNVDELLDKLRGLFADITAEDIMIRSVVTLTKDRTMWQAKELMRICKISGVPITDVDNQLEGIVSIEDIIVALEGNYITDPIEKHMTRDLITFSPETNLEMLIERFNRYRYGRFPVVDSNGKLLGIISKKDIIGAILDKFRLIYVHDTRRREVLERSVDWFDKSLISGDYVEKTSADFVYHIDYTDIDTAGVGSAKLKSYLKTLTDDDTLIRRVSIACYEAEVNVVIHSGSEGYIFAWYDEDVARVRVEDYGRGIDNVEQAMKEGFSTASDHVRELGFGAGMGLPNMRRYSDKMVVVSEAGKGVVVEMHFYQNGRK, translated from the coding sequence TTGAGGAAGGCAAACATCTTGGCTGAAAGAAATGTTGATGAGCTTCTTGACAAACTGAGGGGATTGTTCGCCGATATTACGGCAGAAGACATAATGATAAGAAGCGTTGTAACTCTCACTAAAGATAGAACGATGTGGCAGGCTAAGGAACTCATGAGAATCTGTAAGATTTCGGGTGTCCCCATTACCGATGTTGACAATCAGCTTGAAGGAATAGTCAGCATAGAAGATATAATTGTTGCTCTGGAAGGTAACTACATTACAGATCCAATAGAAAAGCACATGACCAGAGACCTAATAACTTTCTCACCGGAGACTAATCTCGAGATGCTAATCGAGCGATTCAACCGTTACAGGTACGGAAGATTTCCGGTGGTGGATTCTAACGGAAAGCTTCTCGGCATAATTTCCAAGAAGGACATAATCGGGGCGATTCTTGACAAATTTAGGCTTATTTACGTTCACGATACGAGAAGAAGAGAAGTGCTGGAAAGAAGCGTTGACTGGTTTGACAAGTCTTTGATTTCAGGTGACTATGTTGAAAAAACCAGTGCAGATTTCGTCTACCACATTGATTATACCGATATTGACACGGCGGGAGTCGGGTCTGCCAAGCTAAAGAGTTATTTGAAGACATTGACAGACGATGATACCCTCATAAGAAGGGTTTCGATTGCTTGTTACGAAGCTGAAGTCAATGTTGTGATCCATAGCGGAAGTGAAGGGTACATCTTTGCCTGGTACGATGAAGACGTTGCTAGAGTAAGGGTTGAGGATTATGGAAGAGGAATAGATAATGTTGAACAGGCGATGAAGGAAGGGTTCTCAACTGCTTCAGATCATGTTCGTGAACTTGGTTTTGGTGCTGGAATGGGTCTGCCAAACATGAGGAGATATTCGGACAAGATGGTTGTGGTCTCTGAAGCAGGAAAAGGGGTCGTCGTGGAAATGCACTTTTATCAGAATGGGAGGAAATGA